The Ascaphus truei isolate aAscTru1 chromosome 3, aAscTru1.hap1, whole genome shotgun sequence genome includes a region encoding these proteins:
- the ATP5PO gene encoding ATP synthase peripheral stalk subunit OSCP, mitochondrial, whose amino-acid sequence MRLGEDRRHAVTRYAAEVVRKPVAGRCWFDLEQRPEEKMAAVGRISAKVRSFSTSVVRPVSKLIKPPIQVFGLGGRYATALYSAASKEKKLDQVEKELSRMLILIRDPKLSVLLTNPHIKRTLKQKTITDILAVEKFSPVTVNFINLLAENGRLIHTPGVISEFNKIMSAHRGEVSCAVTTASPLDEPSLTELKTALNGFLAKGETLKLQTKIDSSILGGMIVSFGDKHIDMSTKAKIQKLSKIMKETV is encoded by the exons atgcgccttgGAGAGGATCGTCGGCATGCTGTTACGCGTTACGCTGCTGAGGTAGTACGTAAGCCGGTTGCAGGGAGGTGCTGGTTTGACCTAGAGCAGCGGCCGGAGGAGAAGATGGCAGCGGTGGGAAGGATCTCTGCGAAG gTTCGCTCCTTCAGCACCAGTGTGGTCAGACCAGTTTCTAAGCTGATTAAG CCTCCAATCCAGGTGTTTGGCCTGGGAGGCCGCTATGCAACAGCGCTTTATTCTGCAGCTTCCAAGGAGAAAAAACTAGATCAAGTGGAGAAAGAGCTGAGCAGAATGCTG ATACTTATTAGGGATCCCAAGCTCTCTGTCCTTCTCACAAACCCCCACATCAAGCGCACTCTGAAACAAAAGACGATCACTGATATTTTAGCTGTCGAGAAGTTTTCCCCGGTCACTGTTAACTTTATCA ATTTGCTTGCTGAGAATGGTCGTTTGATTCACACCCCAGGTGTGATCTCTGAGTTCAATAAGATCATGAGTGCACATCGTGGGGAAGTCTCGTGCGCAGTCACTACTGCCTCG CCTTTAGATGAACCCAGTCTGACAGAGTTAAAAACCGCCCTCAATGGATTCCTTGCTAAGGGAGAAACCCTGAAATTACAGACCAAG ATTGATTCTTCTATCCTTGGAGGAATGATTGTCAGCTTTGGTGATAAACACATCGACATGTCTACGAAAGCCAAGATTCAGAAACTGTCCAAGATTATGAAAGAGACTGTTTAA